The following are encoded together in the Dickeya lacustris genome:
- a CDS encoding TA system toxin CbtA family protein has protein sequence MQTPSPSPAREASSCLSPVSVWQQLLTYLLDKHYGLTLNDTPFCEEAEIQAHLDAGISLPDAVNFLVERYELVRIDRSGFSWQEQQPFLNAVDILRARRATGLLKP, from the coding sequence ATGCAAACACCATCCCCATCCCCGGCGCGGGAGGCATCGTCATGCCTGTCACCTGTGAGTGTCTGGCAACAGTTATTAACTTACCTGCTGGACAAGCACTACGGGCTGACGCTCAACGACACGCCGTTTTGTGAAGAAGCCGAGATCCAGGCCCACCTCGACGCCGGAATTTCGCTGCCGGACGCCGTGAACTTTCTGGTGGAGCGCTATGAGCTGGTGCGCATCGACCGCAGCGGTTTTAGCTGGCAGGAGCAACAACCGTTTCTGAACGCGGTCGATATTCTCCGCGCCAGACGCGCCACCGGCCTGCTCAAACCATAA
- a CDS encoding arsenic transporter has translation MLLAGAIFVLTIVLVIWQPKGLGIGWSATLGAILALISGGVHISDIAVVWNIVWNATATFIAVIIISLLLDESGFFEWAALHVSRWGNGRGRLLFTYIVLLGAAVAALFANDGAALILTPIVIAMLLALGFSHRTTLAFVMAAGFIADTASLPLIVSNLVNIVSADFFSLGFTQYASVMVPVNIAAIIATLVMLHLFFRKDIPPTYELALLKSPANAIKDQATFRTGWIVLLLLLAGFFVLEPLGIPVSAIAAVGAVILFVVARRGHAINTGNVLRGAPWQIVIFSLGMYLVVYGLRNAGLTDSLSGALNALADKGLWAATLGTGFLTAFLSSIMNNMPTVLVGALSIDGSTASGVIKDAMIYANVIGCDLGPKITPIGSLATLLWLHVLSQKNITITWGDYFRTGIIMTLPVLFVTLAALALRLSFTV, from the coding sequence ATGTTACTGGCAGGCGCAATTTTTGTCCTGACTATTGTGTTGGTTATCTGGCAGCCGAAGGGGTTAGGGATCGGCTGGAGCGCGACGTTGGGCGCGATACTGGCTTTGATTTCAGGGGGTGTACACATTAGCGATATTGCCGTGGTGTGGAATATCGTCTGGAACGCCACGGCAACCTTTATTGCCGTTATCATCATCAGTTTACTGCTTGATGAGTCAGGCTTTTTCGAATGGGCAGCGCTGCACGTTTCTCGCTGGGGTAATGGCCGTGGCCGTTTGCTTTTTACCTATATCGTTTTGCTCGGCGCGGCGGTAGCGGCGCTGTTTGCCAACGATGGTGCAGCACTCATTCTGACACCGATCGTTATCGCCATGCTGCTGGCATTAGGGTTTAGTCACCGCACGACGCTGGCATTCGTGATGGCCGCCGGGTTTATTGCCGATACGGCCAGCCTGCCGCTCATTGTGTCAAATCTGGTCAATATTGTTTCAGCAGACTTCTTTAGTCTGGGATTCACGCAATACGCATCCGTCATGGTGCCGGTGAATATTGCCGCCATCATCGCGACGCTTGTGATGCTACACCTGTTCTTTCGCAAAGATATTCCGCCAACCTACGAGCTGGCCCTTTTGAAATCACCGGCAAATGCGATTAAAGATCAGGCCACGTTTAGAACCGGTTGGATAGTGTTGTTGCTCCTGCTGGCTGGTTTTTTTGTCCTCGAACCACTCGGTATTCCTGTTAGCGCGATTGCAGCCGTTGGCGCTGTCATTCTGTTTGTGGTTGCAAGGCGCGGTCATGCCATTAACACCGGCAACGTGCTGCGTGGTGCGCCCTGGCAAATTGTTATTTTCTCACTCGGAATGTATCTGGTGGTTTATGGCCTGCGCAACGCGGGGTTAACCGACTCTCTCTCTGGCGCGCTGAATGCACTGGCGGATAAAGGACTCTGGGCGGCGACGCTTGGCACCGGCTTTTTGACAGCTTTTCTCTCTTCTATCATGAACAATATGCCTACAGTGCTGGTTGGCGCATTGTCTATTGATGGCAGCACCGCGTCAGGCGTGATTAAAGACGCGATGATTTATGCAAATGTTATTGGTTGCGACCTGGGGCCCAAAATCACACCGATTGGTAGCCTGGCAACACTGCTCTGGCTGCACGTACTCTCACAGAAAAATATAACGATAACCTGGGGTGATTATTTCCGCACCGGTATTATCATGACGCTGCCCGTGTTATTTGTCACGCTGGCTGCGCTGGCGCTACGCCTCTCTTTCACTGTGTAA
- the vapB gene encoding type II toxin-antitoxin system VapB family antitoxin, with translation MEKTTVFKSNRSQAVRLPKAVALPDDVRHVDIVAIGRTRIITPAGESWDNWFDEAGVTPDFMSTREQPDEQIRDDF, from the coding sequence ATGGAAAAAACCACAGTATTTAAAAGCAATCGCAGCCAGGCGGTACGGCTCCCTAAAGCTGTTGCGTTACCCGATGATGTTAGGCATGTCGATATTGTCGCCATTGGCCGCACGCGTATCATTACTCCGGCAGGCGAAAGCTGGGACAATTGGTTTGATGAAGCGGGCGTGACACCGGATTTCATGAGCACCAGAGAGCAACCGGATGAACAGATCAGGGACGATTTTTGA
- the vapC gene encoding type II toxin-antitoxin system tRNA(fMet)-specific endonuclease VapC, with protein sequence MLKYLLDTNICIYTIKNKPQEVREAFQRYYGQFAISSITLMELIYGAEKSANPEKNLAVIEGFSARLDIQSYGFDAAVHTGQIRAELAKQGTPIGPYDAMLAGHARSAGLILITNNVREFERVPGLRVENWVSR encoded by the coding sequence ATGTTGAAATACCTGCTTGATACCAACATTTGCATTTACACCATAAAGAACAAGCCGCAAGAGGTCAGAGAGGCGTTCCAGCGTTATTACGGGCAATTTGCGATCAGTTCTATCACGTTGATGGAGCTTATCTATGGCGCGGAAAAGTCGGCTAATCCAGAAAAGAATCTGGCGGTAATAGAAGGATTTTCCGCACGTCTGGACATCCAGTCCTATGGGTTTGATGCTGCCGTACATACCGGTCAAATTCGTGCCGAGCTGGCGAAACAAGGAACCCCCATAGGCCCGTATGATGCCATGTTAGCCGGTCACGCGCGATCCGCAGGTTTAATACTGATAACAAACAATGTACGCGAATTTGAGCGTGTACCTGGGCTACGAGTGGAAAACTGGGTAAGCCGATAA
- the arsC gene encoding glutaredoxin-dependent arsenate reductase produces the protein MSNITIYHNPACGTSRNTLAMIRNSGTEPTIIHYLDNPPSHDELVKLIADMGISVRALLRTNVEPYEALGLAEDQFTDAQLIDFMLRHPILINRPIVVTPLGTRLCRPSEVVLDILPDAQKGTFAKEDGEKVVDDAGKRLK, from the coding sequence ATGAGTAACATCACTATTTATCACAACCCGGCCTGCGGTACATCGCGTAACACACTGGCGATGATTCGCAACAGCGGCACTGAGCCCACCATCATTCATTACCTTGATAATCCGCCATCACACGATGAATTAGTAAAACTCATTGCCGATATGGGGATAAGCGTGCGGGCGCTGTTGCGTACAAACGTCGAACCGTATGAAGCGCTGGGGCTCGCAGAAGATCAATTCACTGACGCTCAGTTAATCGACTTTATGCTGCGCCACCCCATCCTGATTAACCGCCCAATCGTAGTCACACCGCTTGGAACGCGCCTGTGCCGCCCATCCGAGGTGGTGTTGGATATCCTTCCTGATGCGCAAAAAGGTACATTCGCTAAAGAAGATGGCGAGAAAGTCGTCGATGATGCAGGAAAACGCCTGAAATAA
- a CDS encoding putative zinc ribbon protein: MRIEKCHIVQRNTGEIVAARQVDSADDEWCCHHCQCPLIFHPATVMSPAWFEHVIPAGDPEALVHCAYLVSEDQTSSSMKQLQRLIAQLTPVQRVTHWRCTMCGSHYRGKKQCSLCKTGIYSREI, from the coding sequence ATGCGTATAGAAAAATGCCATATTGTGCAGAGGAATACCGGTGAAATCGTGGCAGCCCGTCAGGTCGATTCTGCTGACGATGAGTGGTGCTGCCACCACTGCCAGTGTCCGTTGATATTTCATCCTGCAACGGTAATGTCGCCTGCATGGTTTGAGCATGTCATTCCTGCTGGTGATCCCGAAGCGCTAGTACATTGCGCTTACCTTGTCTCAGAGGATCAAACATCCTCCAGTATGAAGCAACTGCAAAGGCTTATTGCACAGCTAACACCCGTTCAGCGGGTTACACACTGGCGATGCACAATGTGTGGTAGCCACTACCGGGGAAAGAAACAGTGTTCACTGTGCAAGACAGGTATTTACAGCAGGGAAATATAA
- a CDS encoding DUF932 domain-containing protein, whose amino-acid sequence MTRLASRFGAANLIRRDRPLTREALFRTVPSVFSEEKHESRSDRYTYIPTITLLDNLQREGFQPFFACQTRVRDDSRREHTKHMLRLRREGQITGHQVPEIILLNSHDGSSSYQMLPGLFRQVCQNGLICGESFGEVRVPHKGDVVGRVIEGAYEVLDTFERIEEKRDAMQSLLLPPPAQSALANAALTYRFGEAHQPVTAAQILTPRRWQDDRQDLWTTFQRIQENLIKGGLPGRTPQGKRARTRAVSSIDNDVRLNRALWVLAESLLQHAD is encoded by the coding sequence ATGACCCGTCTGGCCTCGCGCTTTGGCGCAGCAAACCTGATCCGCCGTGACCGTCCGTTAACCCGCGAAGCGCTGTTTCGCACCGTACCCAGTGTGTTCAGTGAGGAAAAGCATGAATCCCGCAGCGACCGATACACTTACATTCCGACGATTACCCTTCTGGATAATTTGCAACGTGAAGGCTTCCAGCCGTTCTTTGCCTGCCAGACCCGCGTGCGCGACGACAGCCGCCGCGAGCACACCAAACACATGCTGCGCCTGCGTCGGGAAGGGCAAATCACCGGCCATCAGGTGCCGGAAATCATCCTGCTCAACAGCCATGACGGCTCCAGCAGCTACCAGATGCTGCCGGGGCTGTTCCGGCAGGTGTGCCAGAACGGGCTGATTTGCGGCGAAAGTTTTGGTGAGGTGCGGGTGCCCCATAAAGGCGATGTGGTGGGCCGGGTGATTGAAGGCGCGTATGAGGTGCTGGATACCTTTGAGCGCATCGAGGAAAAGCGCGACGCCATGCAGTCGTTGCTGTTACCGCCTCCGGCGCAATCCGCGCTGGCAAACGCCGCCCTGACATACCGTTTTGGTGAGGCGCATCAGCCGGTGACTGCAGCGCAAATCTTGACGCCGCGCCGCTGGCAGGACGACCGGCAAGACCTGTGGACTACCTTTCAGCGTATTCAGGAGAACCTGATAAAGGGCGGGCTGCCCGGTCGCACCCCGCAGGGAAAACGGGCCCGCACCCGTGCCGTCAGCAGTATCGACAACGATGTGCGGCTCAACCGGGCGCTGTGGGTGCTGGCGGAGTCGCTGCTGCAACATGCCGACTAA
- a CDS encoding LysR family transcriptional regulator, with translation MNNMNIKDIDLNLLKVFEALHEEGGASRASLRLGLTQSAVSAALRRLRVVYQDPLFQRTGRGLMPTRRANELKPLISEALNRCRQSLAIITSNTAYHDRTVTIGLSDDYEIAIGRDLMERVATQAPGMRLIFRQTHSQIAGEMLMSRTLDLAIASGGFSSRTLGRHVLGTGSYACLIAPSPGRPAISALSFDEYVGRKHLLISSGGVTGIVDEVLTVVGQERHFAASTTHFAAVPFLLKGEDMVATLPTHAAHAIEQFGSLRVIPCPLALPSYSVELGWRTDALRDPAVALLKQCVLETFASLNWLNREPR, from the coding sequence ATGAATAATATGAATATTAAGGATATTGATCTCAACCTGCTAAAGGTATTCGAAGCCTTACATGAAGAGGGAGGGGCAAGTCGCGCTTCGCTCCGGCTCGGCTTGACGCAATCAGCCGTAAGCGCGGCGCTGAGACGCTTGCGGGTGGTCTATCAGGACCCACTGTTTCAGCGAACCGGACGCGGGCTCATGCCTACACGCCGGGCGAATGAACTCAAGCCGTTGATTAGTGAGGCGTTGAATCGATGCCGTCAAAGCCTGGCCATCATTACCTCTAACACCGCCTATCATGACCGCACAGTAACCATCGGACTCTCCGACGATTACGAAATCGCTATTGGCCGTGATCTCATGGAGCGTGTAGCAACCCAGGCTCCGGGTATGCGGCTGATTTTCCGGCAGACCCACAGCCAGATTGCAGGGGAAATGCTGATGAGCCGGACGTTGGATCTGGCCATTGCTTCTGGCGGCTTCTCATCACGCACGCTTGGCCGACACGTGCTGGGGACGGGGAGCTATGCCTGCTTAATCGCCCCGTCACCCGGTAGGCCAGCCATCTCGGCATTGAGTTTTGACGAGTATGTTGGTCGCAAGCACTTGCTGATATCTTCTGGGGGAGTCACCGGAATCGTGGATGAGGTACTGACTGTGGTTGGACAGGAGCGGCATTTCGCCGCCTCGACGACCCACTTTGCCGCAGTGCCCTTCTTGCTAAAGGGAGAAGATATGGTGGCCACACTACCGACCCATGCGGCTCATGCAATTGAGCAATTTGGTTCGTTGCGCGTCATTCCCTGCCCCCTCGCTTTACCCAGTTATTCCGTCGAGCTGGGGTGGCGTACTGATGCCTTACGTGACCCCGCCGTGGCATTGCTAAAACAGTGCGTACTTGAGACCTTTGCATCTCTGAATTGGTTGAACCGGGAGCCACGCTAA
- a CDS encoding DUF4942 domain-containing protein produces the protein MQTEPEVLTDHTELIGSTNIARIVTGRDAALQQIEQLLTQLQAISTLTATIGGGTAEDWALKPGHRYDCWLTETPDKAMPAIIRTLDSHIWRDLMLKSGMLSLMDAQARSQWHKNLDEGDLPTISEANILSTFEQLHQSKREVFERGVINVFKGLSWDYKTNHPCYFGKKIIISNLVTYHRWGFGLNWGWRRDQLADLERMLSLLDGKPIPDNRGDVTIRLMNHIRDNPHQQEYEDTYFSVRYFQKGTGHLIFKRPDLIDQMNDIIAKHYPGMLAAR, from the coding sequence ATGCAAACTGAACCCGAGGTGTTAACCGACCACACCGAGCTGATTGGCTCGACCAACATTGCGCGTATCGTCACTGGACGTGATGCCGCGCTGCAACAGATAGAACAGCTTCTGACCCAGTTACAGGCCATTTCAACGCTAACGGCGACTATCGGTGGTGGCACCGCTGAAGACTGGGCATTGAAGCCAGGGCATCGCTACGATTGCTGGCTGACAGAAACGCCTGACAAGGCGATGCCAGCCATTATTCGCACGCTGGACAGCCATATCTGGCGCGACCTGATGCTGAAATCCGGCATGTTGTCATTGATGGACGCACAAGCCCGCAGCCAGTGGCATAAGAATCTGGACGAGGGCGACCTGCCGACCATCAGCGAAGCCAATATTCTCAGCACGTTTGAACAACTTCACCAGAGCAAGCGGGAGGTATTCGAACGCGGGGTGATTAACGTATTCAAAGGGTTATCGTGGGATTACAAAACCAACCATCCTTGCTACTTCGGTAAGAAAATCATCATCAGTAATCTGGTGACGTACCACCGTTGGGGCTTTGGCCTGAACTGGGGCTGGCGACGCGATCAACTGGCCGATCTGGAGCGGATGCTGTCCTTGCTGGATGGCAAACCCATTCCTGATAACCGGGGTGATGTGACTATCCGGCTGATGAACCATATTCGTGATAATCCTCATCAGCAAGAATACGAAGATACGTATTTTAGTGTGCGTTACTTTCAGAAAGGCACCGGGCATCTCATCTTTAAACGCCCTGACTTAATCGATCAGATGAACGACATTATTGCCAAACATTATCCGGGGATGTTAGCGGCGAGGTGA
- a CDS encoding inovirus Gp2 family protein, translating into MNREIIVDETYGPLCRHYVARIEETLHKALRAHPRTLALRIDLHIPDRDHISGMAIRNNVISRFMASLASQLEAQRYRKMQSGIRVHQTDLRYIWCREFDWFGNKPHYHVVLLLNKDTYQSPGHYLSDDTNLATMIIAAWNRALGMKVADTPLARSLVHFPENPCYWLDVNSEESERAYSSLMFRLRYMAKNATKHHEDHLRAFGCSQR; encoded by the coding sequence ATGAACAGAGAAATCATTGTTGATGAAACCTATGGGCCGCTATGTCGTCATTATGTCGCCCGAATCGAGGAAACTCTTCACAAAGCGCTAAGGGCACACCCCCGCACACTGGCGCTGAGAATAGATTTACACATTCCTGACAGGGACCATATATCGGGCATGGCAATACGCAATAACGTTATCAGCCGCTTTATGGCGTCATTAGCGTCTCAGCTCGAAGCACAAAGGTATCGAAAAATGCAGTCAGGCATTCGGGTGCACCAAACTGATTTGCGCTATATCTGGTGCCGTGAATTTGACTGGTTTGGTAACAAACCCCATTACCATGTGGTGCTGTTACTGAATAAAGATACTTACCAGTCACCGGGGCACTACCTGTCAGATGACACCAATCTGGCAACGATGATCATTGCGGCCTGGAACCGGGCATTGGGAATGAAAGTTGCGGACACCCCACTGGCCCGTTCACTGGTGCATTTTCCTGAGAACCCCTGCTACTGGCTCGATGTAAACAGCGAAGAGAGTGAGCGTGCCTATTCCAGCCTGATGTTTCGGCTCAGGTATATGGCAAAAAACGCAACCAAGCACCACGAGGACCATCTCCGGGCTTTTGGTTGCAGCCAGCGCTGA
- a CDS encoding helix-turn-helix transcriptional regulator, with protein sequence MATQPTLLEDQFIDMKFITALTEMTDKWFYKLIQDGDFPAPVKFGRSSRWLRSEVEAWLQESIAKSRKQR encoded by the coding sequence ATGGCAACGCAACCGACCTTACTGGAAGATCAGTTTATCGATATGAAATTTATCACCGCCCTCACTGAGATGACGGATAAGTGGTTTTATAAGTTGATTCAGGATGGTGATTTCCCTGCGCCCGTTAAATTTGGCCGGAGTTCCCGTTGGCTAAGGAGTGAGGTTGAGGCCTGGCTACAAGAGAGCATTGCCAAATCCCGAAAACAGCGCTAA
- a CDS encoding carbon-nitrogen hydrolase family protein, whose product MPSTIVAALQLGSSPHGKAETLANILAFESEIKASGASVVVMPEALLGGYPKGEIFGTRLGYRLPEGREAFANYYQNAVDVPGPETQALAELSQRTQAALVVGAIERDGNTLYCTALFFQPEAGLVAKHRKLMPTGTERLIWGQGDGSTLPVLQTKAGKIGAAICWENHMPLLRMAMYAKGVEIWCAPTVDERDVWQASMRHIAHEGRCFVISACQVQPSPQALGIEVPHWDNDRPLIRGGSVIIGPLGDVLAGPLTGQTGLVVATIDTDYLVRARYDFDVVGHYSRPDVFSLSVDERMKQTVQFWTDPAPVS is encoded by the coding sequence ATGCCCTCAACAATCGTTGCAGCACTTCAACTGGGTTCTTCCCCACATGGCAAAGCTGAAACGCTAGCCAATATTCTTGCCTTCGAATCGGAAATCAAAGCCTCAGGGGCAAGCGTTGTCGTCATGCCAGAAGCTCTCTTGGGGGGGTATCCCAAAGGAGAGATCTTTGGTACTCGCTTAGGTTATCGCTTACCTGAAGGAAGGGAAGCGTTCGCTAACTACTATCAAAACGCCGTTGATGTACCTGGTCCCGAAACGCAAGCGCTGGCCGAGTTGTCGCAGCGAACCCAGGCAGCCTTGGTAGTTGGCGCTATCGAGCGTGACGGCAATACCCTGTATTGCACCGCACTATTCTTTCAGCCTGAAGCAGGTCTGGTGGCCAAACACCGAAAGCTTATGCCAACAGGTACAGAGCGCCTGATTTGGGGGCAGGGTGATGGCTCGACTCTTCCTGTTTTACAAACAAAAGCGGGCAAGATCGGGGCGGCTATCTGTTGGGAAAATCACATGCCACTGTTGCGCATGGCTATGTATGCCAAAGGGGTTGAGATTTGGTGTGCCCCCACGGTCGATGAACGTGACGTATGGCAGGCTTCAATGCGGCACATCGCCCACGAAGGTCGTTGTTTTGTTATTAGCGCTTGCCAGGTGCAGCCGTCTCCCCAAGCGCTGGGTATTGAGGTGCCACATTGGGATAACGACCGGCCACTCATACGTGGGGGCAGTGTCATCATTGGGCCGCTGGGTGATGTCCTGGCTGGCCCATTGACCGGCCAAACCGGTTTGGTGGTAGCCACTATCGATACCGATTATCTGGTTCGGGCGCGCTATGACTTCGATGTCGTTGGCCATTATTCTCGCCCCGATGTGTTCTCGTTGTCAGTCGATGAACGTATGAAACAGACCGTCCAGTTCTGGACTGACCCCGCCCCGGTGTCCTGA
- a CDS encoding CopG family ribbon-helix-helix protein, with product MEKHTRICSFSIRKTTLEALDEYVAARGKRSRSELVSELLDFAIDQKRHPHDEDDIPSDGIIPEKISIKWYESLYFNSLRDYFYSGDCWFEISLGSVRIFQENAEYDDLTVKIDEFYERIINDINMKVGEGSYFARKFINEIKGDGVKILAVRISGKKKHVEGVGEVCDFIYAVTLVNVKENIDSKDYFYLDYHAIQVLDVREIGRAPLSTLVRKKNKQLAPGYLYWMPITIFQNKMLVMGVRRRALSDQAIALVKSDDVIMVTNQAIRVKKNRK from the coding sequence ATGGAAAAGCACACCAGGATTTGTTCGTTCAGTATCAGGAAAACCACGCTGGAGGCATTGGATGAGTACGTCGCTGCCCGTGGTAAACGATCGCGATCCGAGCTTGTCAGTGAATTGCTTGATTTTGCCATTGACCAGAAAAGGCACCCGCATGATGAAGACGATATTCCCAGCGATGGCATCATTCCTGAAAAAATAAGCATTAAATGGTATGAGTCTCTGTATTTTAACTCGCTACGGGATTATTTTTATTCCGGTGATTGCTGGTTTGAAATTAGTCTTGGCAGCGTTAGAATTTTTCAGGAAAACGCAGAGTATGATGACCTCACTGTCAAAATTGACGAGTTTTACGAAAGAATTATAAATGATATAAATATGAAGGTTGGCGAGGGGTCTTATTTTGCGCGTAAATTTATTAATGAAATAAAGGGTGATGGCGTAAAAATTCTAGCTGTAAGAATAAGTGGCAAAAAGAAACATGTTGAAGGCGTGGGGGAGGTCTGCGATTTCATATATGCTGTCACGCTGGTCAATGTCAAAGAAAATATAGATTCAAAAGATTATTTTTATCTGGATTATCACGCTATTCAGGTATTGGATGTGAGGGAAATTGGCCGGGCACCACTGAGTACGTTGGTGAGGAAAAAGAATAAACAGTTAGCACCAGGCTATCTCTACTGGATGCCCATCACGATTTTTCAAAACAAGATGCTTGTTATGGGCGTGAGAAGACGAGCTTTATCTGACCAGGCCATTGCGCTCGTGAAAAGCGATGATGTGATAATGGTAACAAACCAGGCAATACGCGTAAAAAAGAACAGAAAATAA
- a CDS encoding GTPase family protein: MNHQDGPAPLRQALSGLPEWVTAQIWRHIRQLTHYEPVIGIMGKTGAGKSSLCNALFAGEVSPVSDVSACTRGPLRLRLNVGERCMTLVDLPGVGESERRDAEYATMYRQQLPHLDLVLWLVKADDRALAVDEHFYHQVIGEAWRHKVLFVVSQADKIEPTEGGMKALSAKQRQSLARKITLLHTLFLPVHPVCAVSVRLRWGLSHMAALMVASLPCEASSPLVTQLQTPLRSERVTQKARYDFADTVGSTLDTVSRLPLIPATVRTLIQTLRDTVVSVARTLWAVFF; the protein is encoded by the coding sequence ATGAATCATCAGGATGGGCCTGCGCCGTTGCGTCAGGCGTTGTCGGGGTTGCCGGAGTGGGTGACAGCGCAAATCTGGCGGCATATCCGGCAGTTGACCCACTACGAGCCGGTTATCGGCATTATGGGCAAGACCGGTGCGGGCAAGAGCAGCCTGTGTAATGCGTTGTTTGCCGGTGAGGTGTCGCCGGTCAGTGATGTGTCGGCCTGTACCCGTGGGCCGTTGCGCTTGCGCCTGAACGTGGGTGAGCGTTGCATGACGCTGGTAGACCTGCCTGGAGTCGGTGAAAGTGAACGGCGTGATGCGGAGTATGCCACGATGTATCGCCAGCAACTTCCGCATCTCGATCTGGTGCTGTGGCTGGTTAAGGCCGATGACCGGGCGCTGGCGGTGGACGAGCATTTTTACCATCAGGTGATTGGCGAAGCCTGGCGGCACAAGGTGCTGTTTGTGGTCAGTCAGGCGGACAAGATTGAACCCACTGAGGGCGGCATGAAGGCGTTGTCTGCCAAACAACGGCAGAGCCTTGCGCGCAAAATCACCCTGTTGCACACCCTGTTTTTGCCGGTGCACCCGGTCTGCGCGGTTTCGGTGCGGCTGCGCTGGGGGCTGTCGCACATGGCGGCGCTGATGGTGGCAAGCCTGCCGTGCGAAGCCAGCAGCCCGCTGGTCACACAGCTACAGACTCCCCTTCGTAGCGAACGTGTCACTCAAAAAGCCCGCTATGATTTTGCCGATACGGTGGGCAGCACACTCGATACCGTCAGCCGTCTGCCGCTGATACCGGCCACGGTGCGCACGCTTATACAGACGCTGCGCGATACCGTGGTGTCCGTGGCCCGCACTTTGTGGGCGGTGTTCTTCTGA
- a CDS encoding secretoglobin family protein — translation MKKTPLLNHYQTWLDDFTRLNLCHGLFQQSITLWHKLTIASCQQKDGSISVIVIPQCLLQVIRTEQVVDCNITPQLIKHIDYPLLPGVLFSECCRLGKRKLAEQLKMLFRLHTQPEMRHALILLCWCDFTTGSDLDKWYSLHLSNADELKQWISARQKTYRELAALTKDYIDATRPL, via the coding sequence ATGAAAAAGACTCCACTACTTAACCATTATCAAACTTGGCTTGATGATTTTACCCGACTAAACCTGTGCCATGGATTATTTCAACAGTCGATAACACTGTGGCACAAGCTGACGATTGCATCATGCCAGCAAAAAGATGGCAGCATATCCGTTATTGTCATTCCACAATGTCTGCTCCAGGTTATACGCACAGAGCAGGTAGTAGATTGCAATATTACTCCCCAACTGATTAAGCATATTGATTACCCCTTGCTTCCAGGCGTGCTATTCAGTGAATGTTGCCGGTTGGGAAAAAGAAAGCTGGCAGAACAATTAAAAATGCTATTCCGATTGCATACGCAACCGGAGATGCGTCATGCCCTAATACTGTTGTGCTGGTGTGATTTCACCACTGGCAGCGATTTGGATAAATGGTATTCACTACACTTGTCTAATGCTGACGAGTTAAAACAGTGGATATCGGCACGACAAAAAACTTACCGAGAGTTGGCAGCGCTGACAAAGGATTACATTGATGCCACTCGGCCACTGTGA
- the radC gene encoding RadC family protein produces MNQPVSPTPFTEHEQRIIRRAQRLLERHLRQPGEPFTASSYTRMWLQLHLAPLEREVFMVLFLDNQHRLIDREIMALGSINHVEIPIREIVKAALRHNAAAVILAHNHPSGHAEPSTPDRALTERLKSALELVDIRTLDHLVIGGNQVVSFAERGWL; encoded by the coding sequence ATGAATCAACCGGTTTCACCGACCCCGTTTACCGAACATGAGCAGCGCATCATCCGCCGGGCCCAGCGCCTGCTGGAGCGCCACCTGCGCCAGCCGGGCGAGCCGTTTACCGCCTCCTCCTATACCCGAATGTGGCTGCAACTGCATCTGGCTCCGCTGGAACGGGAGGTGTTCATGGTGCTGTTTCTTGATAACCAGCATCGCCTGATAGACCGGGAAATCATGGCGCTGGGCAGCATTAATCATGTCGAGATTCCCATCAGAGAAATCGTCAAGGCGGCCCTGCGCCACAACGCGGCGGCGGTGATCCTGGCACACAACCACCCGTCCGGCCATGCCGAACCGAGCACGCCAGACCGGGCGCTCACCGAACGGCTGAAAAGCGCTCTTGAGCTGGTGGATATCCGCACGCTGGATCATCTGGTCATTGGCGGCAATCAGGTGGTGTCGTTCGCTGAACGCGGCTGGCTGTAA